The proteins below are encoded in one region of Bacillaceae bacterium S4-13-56:
- the kduI gene encoding 5-dehydro-4-deoxy-D-glucuronate isomerase, translating into MEIRHATNPTDFKKYETERLRKDFLAESIFVPGELKLIYTHYDRVVFGGATPTSSPIKLDAGDKLRTEYFLERREIGIINIGGEGKVNVQREAHTLQKKDCLYVGKGIEDVTFESVDPSQPAKFYLVSALAHTNYPVQKISNEEAEANHLGSDAESNKRVLRKYIHGDGIKSCQLMMGMTSLEQNNMWNTMPSHVHDRRMEVYLYFDFQNDDARVFHFMGEPYETRHLVVKSEQAVLSPPWSIHSGVGTSNYTFIWAMAGENYTFTDMDFVQMSDIK; encoded by the coding sequence ATGGAAATTCGGCATGCAACAAATCCGACAGATTTTAAAAAGTATGAAACAGAAAGGCTACGTAAGGACTTTTTGGCAGAGAGTATTTTTGTCCCAGGGGAATTGAAACTCATATACACGCATTATGATCGCGTTGTATTTGGAGGAGCAACTCCTACTTCAAGTCCAATCAAGTTAGATGCAGGAGATAAGCTACGTACAGAATATTTTTTAGAGCGCCGTGAAATAGGAATCATTAACATCGGTGGGGAAGGAAAAGTAAATGTTCAACGGGAAGCCCATACTCTGCAAAAAAAAGACTGCTTATATGTTGGTAAAGGAATTGAAGATGTAACTTTTGAAAGTGTTGACCCGTCACAACCTGCGAAATTTTACTTGGTGTCTGCTCTAGCACATACAAACTATCCTGTTCAAAAGATTTCTAATGAAGAAGCTGAAGCTAATCACTTAGGTTCTGATGCTGAGTCAAACAAGCGTGTTCTTAGAAAGTATATTCATGGAGATGGAATCAAAAGCTGTCAGCTTATGATGGGCATGACTTCCTTAGAGCAAAATAATATGTGGAATACAATGCCGTCACATGTTCATGACCGTCGAATGGAGGTCTATCTTTATTTTGACTTTCAAAATGATGATGCACGTGTGTTCCACTTTATGGGAGAGCCTTATGAAACAAGACATCTTGTTGTGAAAAGTGAACAAGCTGTTCTTTCACCACCATGGTCTATCCATTCTGGTGTTGGAACAAGCAACTACACTTTCATTTGGGCAATGGCTGGTGAAAATTATA
- the kduD gene encoding 2-dehydro-3-deoxy-D-gluconate 5-dehydrogenase KduD, protein MTINFNVTGKVSLVTGVSRGLGQGMTIGLAEAGSDIIGVGVSDMSETRERVEALGRNFYEIKQSLSEPDAPYKVVEEGLQKAGRIDVLVNNAGMIRRSPAKEFSDQDWRDVLTLNLDAVFTLTREVGKHMLERGSGKVINIASMLSFQGGLKVPAYTASKHAVAGLTKSFANEWASKGIQVNAIAPGYMETDNTAPLRKDKERSEFITSRIPANRWGTPDDLKGPVVFLASDASAYVNGHILCVDGGWMSS, encoded by the coding sequence ATGACAATAAACTTTAATGTAACAGGAAAGGTTTCGCTAGTTACTGGCGTAAGTCGTGGACTAGGGCAGGGGATGACCATTGGTCTAGCAGAAGCAGGTTCCGACATCATTGGTGTGGGAGTCAGTGATATGTCAGAAACACGTGAAAGAGTAGAGGCTTTAGGTCGCAATTTCTATGAGATAAAACAGAGTTTAAGCGAACCTGATGCCCCATACAAAGTTGTAGAAGAAGGGCTTCAAAAAGCAGGGCGCATAGATGTATTAGTTAACAATGCAGGGATGATTCGCCGTTCTCCTGCTAAAGAATTTTCTGATCAAGATTGGAGAGATGTTTTAACCCTAAATCTTGATGCTGTGTTCACCTTAACTAGGGAAGTTGGAAAACACATGCTAGAAAGAGGAAGCGGGAAAGTCATTAATATTGCCTCTATGCTTTCTTTCCAAGGTGGTTTAAAAGTTCCTGCCTATACAGCAAGTAAACATGCTGTGGCTGGTCTTACAAAGTCATTTGCAAATGAATGGGCTAGTAAAGGTATTCAAGTAAATGCAATAGCTCCGGGGTATATGGAAACAGACAACACAGCTCCACTAAGAAAAGATAAAGAGCGTAGTGAATTCATTACATCAAGAATTCCCGCCAATCGGTGGGGAACACCAGATGACTTGAAAGGCCCTGTTGTATTTCTTGCATCAGATGCTTCCGCCTATGTCAACGGACACATCCTTTGTGTTGATGGCGGCTGGATGAGTTCTTAA
- a CDS encoding DeoR/GlpR family DNA-binding transcription regulator, translating into MLSVERQERIVEELNKKGTIKVSELSKKLHVTEKTIRMDLEILESDGFLKRVHGGAVLPTGDDDILPIKERQAKFHKEKRLLAKEALHRIVPGDTILLDGGSTTSELADLLGDYPVTVITNDIKIANILLEKDKVELLVIGGTKIGSSSSLVGSTPAKMLEGIHVNQFFVGSTGVDLNNGLTVFNSLHADWKRQIMTRARKTTLLADSTKFGKTALIQFASLKEVDEVITDSKLDPMIKKGLEEASIHLTIVDF; encoded by the coding sequence ATGCTCTCAGTGGAAAGGCAAGAAAGAATTGTTGAAGAACTAAACAAAAAAGGGACTATCAAAGTTTCGGAATTGAGTAAAAAGCTTCATGTAACCGAGAAAACCATTCGAATGGATTTAGAAATTCTAGAATCAGATGGTTTTCTCAAAAGGGTGCACGGAGGAGCGGTTTTGCCAACAGGGGATGATGACATTTTACCAATCAAAGAGAGGCAAGCAAAATTCCACAAGGAAAAGCGATTACTAGCTAAAGAAGCACTACATAGAATTGTTCCTGGGGATACGATCCTTTTAGATGGTGGAAGTACGACATCAGAGCTGGCGGATTTGTTAGGAGATTATCCTGTAACTGTAATTACGAATGATATAAAAATAGCAAATATTTTATTAGAAAAAGATAAGGTCGAACTATTAGTAATTGGAGGCACAAAAATTGGATCATCGTCTTCATTGGTAGGTTCTACTCCCGCAAAAATGCTGGAGGGTATCCATGTTAATCAATTTTTTGTTGGTTCAACAGGTGTTGATCTTAACAATGGTTTGACAGTTTTTAATAGTTTGCACGCTGATTGGAAGCGTCAAATCATGACACGAGCAAGAAAAACTACATTACTTGCTGACTCAACCAAGTTTGGAAAAACAGCTCTTATCCAGTTTGCGTCTTTAAAGGAAGTCGATGAAGTGATTACTGATTCTAAACTTGATCCAATGATTAAGAAAGGACTAGAAGAGGCGTCAATTCACCTAACAATAGTAGATTTTTAG
- a CDS encoding DUF624 domain-containing protein, with protein MKGFVQGLYQLCEWIMRLTLLQIYWFLFSLLGGVILGIFPSTVAMFEINRRWIKGELDLPTFKYFWFAFKQQFGRANILGYLLSLIGFIIIIDFHIFLGFDSVLFMFFTSMLIVITLLYILILIYIFPIFVTYKVRIHRSIAFACLIGIYKMKSTILIIVVSFLLCLVFSTFPPVFFFLGISTSSLILMWISRSTLLDIKESFSTKNSSVEKV; from the coding sequence ATGAAGGGATTTGTTCAAGGGTTATATCAATTATGTGAGTGGATCATGAGATTGACCCTATTACAAATATATTGGTTTCTATTTTCTTTATTAGGTGGGGTAATCTTAGGGATCTTTCCATCAACAGTAGCTATGTTTGAAATTAACCGTAGGTGGATAAAAGGTGAATTGGATTTACCTACTTTTAAGTACTTTTGGTTTGCTTTCAAACAGCAATTTGGAAGAGCTAATATATTAGGTTACCTATTATCGCTTATAGGATTTATTATAATAATCGATTTTCATATTTTTTTAGGCTTTGATTCTGTTCTTTTTATGTTTTTTACTTCTATGCTAATTGTAATTACCCTCTTGTATATTCTTATACTTATATATATTTTCCCTATTTTTGTGACTTATAAGGTTCGGATTCATCGATCAATTGCTTTTGCTTGCTTGATAGGAATTTATAAGATGAAAAGTACAATCCTTATTATAGTAGTTAGCTTTCTCTTATGCTTGGTATTCTCAACATTTCCACCTGTATTTTTCTTTTTGGGAATCAGCACATCAAGTCTTATTCTCATGTGGATTTCAAGGAGCACTTTGTTAGATATAAAAGAGTCTTTTTCCACTAAAAATTCATCTGTGGAAAAGGTATAA
- a CDS encoding transposase — MTYRSSIRGDSRFATPELYKLCEELGGDNVIRLKANQRLQRIAEEFVEKITFEIDTNEG, encoded by the coding sequence TTGACATACAGATCATCCATCCGTGGGGATAGCAGATTCGCCACACCGGAGCTATACAAACTTTGTGAAGAATTAGGTGGGGATAACGTTATTCGTTTGAAAGCGAATCAGCGCCTGCAACGGATTGCTGAAGAATTTGTGGAAAAAATCACTTTTGAAATAGATACCAATGAAGGTTAG
- a CDS encoding magnesium chelatase domain-containing protein, with translation MGCNPLLFAGLPNTSVKESKGACVNPLHRLGYLSTDHKVVVNISPVEQKKVGPFHDVATAFGLVKE, from the coding sequence ATGGGTTGCAATCCTTTGTTATTTGCAGGATTGCCGAATACCTCTGTTAAGGAGTCTAAAGGGGCGTGTGTTAATCCTCTTCATCGACTAGGATATTTGTCAACTGATCATAAAGTGGTCGTCAATATTTCTCCAGTGGAGCAAAAGAAGGTTGGTCCGTTTCATGATGTAGCGACAGCCTTTGGTCTTGTTAAAGAGTGA
- a CDS encoding glucosamine-6-phosphate deaminase, translating into MKLIVLDSKHFDSKAAEIAYQHLKRKQEISLGFATGNTTIRFHKALAKKIEENKLDVSKINTFILDEYIGLPKNHPNSCYYRMNEQLFKSIHLQPKQIHFFNNVQANEDLHISCDQYEKSIESCGGIDIQFLGIGLNGHIGFNEPGTPFESTTHVINIDENSRLSKAYMFESFELVPTKAITMGIKSIMMAKQIFLLAKGNSKADIIKQALCGPITTDIPASILQLHPFLTVIIDTLAAEKIDKTE; encoded by the coding sequence ATTAAATTAATAGTCTTAGATTCAAAGCATTTTGATAGTAAAGCAGCTGAAATAGCATATCAGCACTTAAAAAGAAAACAAGAAATATCATTAGGTTTTGCCACTGGAAATACGACTATTAGATTTCACAAAGCGCTAGCAAAAAAAATTGAAGAAAATAAACTTGATGTGTCAAAAATTAACACATTTATTCTAGATGAATACATTGGCTTACCAAAAAATCATCCCAATAGTTGCTATTACCGTATGAATGAACAGCTTTTTAAGTCAATCCATCTACAGCCTAAACAAATTCATTTCTTTAACAATGTACAAGCAAATGAAGATCTTCACATTAGTTGCGATCAATATGAGAAATCTATTGAATCCTGTGGAGGAATTGATATTCAATTCCTTGGTATTGGTTTAAATGGTCATATTGGTTTTAATGAACCAGGAACACCTTTTGAATCAACTACTCACGTAATTAACATCGATGAAAATTCACGATTGTCAAAAGCATATATGTTTGAATCGTTTGAACTCGTCCCAACAAAAGCAATAACAATGGGGATAAAGAGCATTATGATGGCCAAACAAATTTTCCTTTTAGCAAAAGGTAATAGTAAAGCAGATATAATTAAGCAAGCACTATGTGGACCGATAACAACAGATATACCAGCCTCTATACTTCAACTTCATCCATTTTTAACAGTTATAATAGACACATTAGCAGCAGAAAAAATAGACAAAACGGAGTAG
- a CDS encoding ROK family transcriptional regulator, whose protein sequence is MGKATSKFDILKKINRSMVLEKIQTSDAISRTEIAKVLNLSKSTVSKIVEDLLDRKLVEETGKGESTERGGRRQDLLRFNPKSTLGVGVDIGGTKIRIVITDLIGEVLFEKKVKSTNNTEIISQIIKSSIEESQVPREKIIAMGVGVPGVTDPISGIVASAPGLKWDNLNLKDKLQKEFSYPVYINNDVNCAALGERWLGSGENSDDIFFIALGTGIGSAIISEGNLIYGSSYKSGEIGYQISRDDIRNNRVNKEGEFGVFESKASGEGIKSNDFTAEQLFKEFSKGNERTVAIIEDFLEELAVVIVNCVNLLNPERVIIGGGVSESMGEVISILKKKVDELTPIKTNLNLATLGNKAGALGAIKFAFDQLAESNSL, encoded by the coding sequence ATGGGGAAAGCTACTAGTAAATTTGATATTTTAAAAAAAATTAATCGATCTATGGTACTAGAAAAAATACAAACATCTGATGCTATTAGTAGGACTGAAATAGCAAAAGTATTGAACTTAAGTAAGTCAACCGTGTCCAAAATTGTTGAAGATTTACTTGATAGAAAATTGGTAGAAGAGACTGGGAAAGGTGAGTCAACGGAAAGAGGAGGAAGAAGGCAAGATTTGCTTCGCTTTAACCCTAAATCTACATTGGGTGTGGGGGTAGATATAGGTGGAACTAAGATCCGAATTGTCATTACCGATTTAATTGGAGAAGTTTTATTTGAAAAAAAAGTAAAGTCTACTAACAATACAGAGATTATTAGCCAAATTATTAAGAGTTCAATAGAAGAATCACAAGTACCTAGAGAAAAAATAATTGCTATGGGAGTCGGTGTACCCGGAGTGACGGACCCAATTTCTGGAATAGTAGCTAGTGCCCCTGGATTAAAATGGGATAATTTGAATTTGAAGGATAAGTTACAAAAAGAATTTTCATACCCAGTCTATATAAACAACGATGTAAATTGTGCTGCCTTAGGTGAAAGATGGCTAGGTTCAGGAGAAAATAGTGATGATATATTTTTTATTGCGTTAGGTACAGGAATTGGCAGCGCTATAATTTCAGAAGGAAATTTGATATATGGTTCTAGTTATAAGAGCGGAGAAATTGGATACCAGATTTCAAGAGATGATATTCGAAATAATAGAGTTAATAAAGAAGGTGAATTTGGGGTCTTTGAAAGTAAAGCTTCAGGAGAGGGAATTAAGTCAAATGATTTCACTGCTGAGCAATTATTTAAAGAATTTTCTAAAGGAAATGAAAGAACAGTAGCTATTATTGAAGATTTTCTAGAAGAACTTGCAGTTGTAATTGTTAACTGCGTTAATCTTCTTAACCCAGAGAGAGTAATAATCGGTGGTGGAGTTTCAGAATCTATGGGGGAAGTGATTTCAATACTTAAAAAGAAAGTTGATGAATTGACACCAATTAAAACAAATCTGAATCTTGCAACTTTAGGTAATAAGGCGGGAGCACTTGGAGCCATTAAATTTGCATTTGACCAATTAGCAGAAAGTAATTCCCTCTAG